In Longimicrobium sp., the DNA window AGCACCTCGACGCTGCGCTCGCGCTCGTATTGCGCCAGCGCCTCGCGTAGATCGACCGACCCGCGAAGCGCGCGCGATAGCGCGATCGCGTCCTCGAGCGCGAGCTTGGTGCCCGACCCCACCGAGAAGTGCGCGGTGTGCGCGGCATCGCCGATCAGCACGAGCGGAATTTCGCGGTCGCCGACGCGCGTCCACACCGACCACGTCTTGCACGTGATACGCGGGAAGCGCAGCCAGTTCGCCGAGCCGCGCAGGTGCGCCGCGTTGGTCATCAAGCGGTGGCCGTCGAGGTAGCGCGCGAACAGGCGCTCGCACCATGCGGTCGCCTCGTCCTGCGTCATGCGGTCGAGGCCCGCTTTGCGCCAGACCGGCTCCGGCGTCTCGACGATGAACGTGGACGTGTCGTCGTCGTAGCGGTAGGCGTGCGCCTGGAACCAGCCGTGTGGCGTCTCCTCGAACGCGAACGTGAAGGCGTCGAAACGCCGCTTCGTTCCGAACCAGACGTAGCGGCACTGCCGCAGGTCGATGTCCGGGACGAATTGCGCGGCGTGACGCATGCGAATGCGGCTGTTCGCGCCGTCCGACGCGAGCACGAGGTCGGCGCGAAACGCCACAGCGAGGGCGAGCTCGTCTTCGACGTCGGTCTCGAACGCGAGCTCGACGCCTTCCGCCTCGCAGCGGCGCTGCAGGATGTTCAGCAGTCGCTTGCGCCCGATGCCGCAGAAGCCGTGGCCGCCGGAGGTGATCGTGCGGCCCTTGAAGTGGACGTCGATGTCGTCCCAGTGGGCGAAGCTGCCGGTGATGCGGCGATAGCTCTCCTCGTCGGCCGCGCGGAGGTTGCCGAGCGTCTGGTCGCTGAACACCACGCCCCAGCCGAAGGTGTCGTCGGGGCGGTTCCGCTCCAGCACCGTGACCTGGTGCCGCGGGTCCGCCTTTTTCATCAGCAGTGCGAAGTACAGCCCCGCCGGCCCGCCGCCGATGGTGACGACCTTCAAGCCCCGCCCTCCGCCACTGGTGTGCGATGCGTGCGATGAACGCGGGTAGTGTACGGGACGGCGCGGATGGCGGGAAGGGGAGGGTAGAGACAGGCGGACGGATCTGCCCACAACCCAGGATGGGGATGCGAGTGGGATGGGTGGGAGGATGCGAGTGGGATGGATAGCAGTATGCGAGTGAACTCGCGGCTACAACTACACGCAGTCCGCCTTCGCGGACTCCCTGGGGCGACGGCATTCGTCCGGAGGGGCAACGGTTGCGCTGGTGCGTGAGGATCAGCGTTCGCGGTGCCGCACCATCGCGGCCGTGTCGACCGTCGGTGAGTCAGCCGCGATGCTGTCCCATATCGCGGTGACGAGTTCAATCCGCCGCTCGACATCAAGGGCGAGAACCGCTTTCATGTCGACGGGATGATTTGGTCGGACGTGGGGACTGGGTTCAGGGGTCGGTTGAGGCACGTGCATGTGTCTCCGCGCATGGCCGTGGAAGATCCTCTCCAGCGTGTCGATGGTGGTGCCGCCGAGATGGTGCTCCTCCTGGCGGAGGATGTAGTCGCGAACGTGGGGCACCTGCTGCTTGGAGAGGGTGAACGCGCCGTAGTATCCCTGCCACTTGAAGAACCCGCCGGGGTCGAGCACCTGTGTCACCAGGTGCGACGAGGCTCCCTTCGCGTGCTGCACCATCTCCGAGATCCGCGTCATCGGATGGAAGCGCACGAGCAGGTGCACGTGGTCCTCGATCCCGCCGATCGCGACGGCGTCGCACCGATGCTTGCGCACCTGGTCGAGAATGCACCCATAGACCGGTTCGCGGAGATCGGGCCGGATGAGCGGCATCCGGTCCCACGTGCTCCAGACGAGATGCAGGTACAGTTGCGTGTATGGCTCGCGCATCGGCGTGGCGGCGGAGGTGTGAGGATGCGGAATAATCACGAATATCGCCTTTCCGCCGCAGCCCCGCGCCCCACAAAAACGACCGCTCCGGCCACGCCACCGCCGGAGCGAAATCATTGTCGCAGTCGAGTCCGCGAAGGCGGACTGTGTGTAGTTGTAGCCGCGACTTCTTCAGTCGCATACTCCACACTCTCGACCCACTCCCTTCCGGCCCCAGCACTACCACCCACCGTCCTCACCCCGTCCGCCCCAGCCTTACCACGATCTCGTACTCCTCGGGGGTGACGGGCTGGACGGAGAGGCGGCTCTTGTTGATCACCAGCATCTTCTCCAGCCCAGATGTCTGGCGCAGCTCGTCGAGGCCGATCACGCGCGGGAACGCCTCGGCGAACTCGACGTCGACCATGTACCAGCGCGGGTCGTCGTCCGACGCCTTCTCGTCGAAGTACTCGCTCTCGGGGTCGCGGGCGGTGGGGTCGGGGTAGCCGCGCGAGGCCACGCGCGCCAGCCCCGCCACGCCGATCGGCTCGGTGTTGCTGTGGTAGAAGAGCACCGGGTCGCCCGGGCGCATGTCGTCGCGCATGAAGTTGCGCGCCTGGTAGTTGCGCACGCCCTCCCAGAACGTCTTCCCGTCGCGCCGCAGGTCGGAGATCGAGTAGACCTCCGGCTCGCTCTTCATCAGCCAGTGCTTCGCCATCCGCGTCCCCCCTCGAGTGCGTCGTCGTCTCCATCTCCCGGCCTCCCGGAGACATCATGGGCGCGCGCGGGGGCGGGATCAAGTGAACGGAGAACGGGAGGTGGGGCAGAGTTGGCCACCGTGGACGGTCAATTGGCTCTAGACGAGCGATGGTGATCCGGTGCAGACCAGGAAATCCGCCCCAGCCGCGGACGAAGGAAGCTGCACGGGAGGGATGGATCGGGCCGGTTCGAAGCGCCGAATGGCGCGTTTCTGCCGATGGCTTGCATCTTACACCGAATCCGCCTTTCTTTGGGGGCCCTGAATCCGGATGCACGCAGCGTCCGGAAGTGATACGCCCCAGTCCCGCGCGGAGGCCCGTCGCATGCCCAATCCGTCGATGCCCGGATCCTCTTCCTGCGTCCCCAGCGGCTACCTCGGCTCGGGGAACTGACCGTCGTCCGCCGCGGGGGATTGACCGCGGGGCGGCCGGGCGATCCATTCACGGCCAGACCGCCTCGACAGTCCCCCGCGCCCGTGAACCGCCCGTGAGCACGCAACCCGCGAAGGACCCCTGGATCCAACGGCCGCGGCCGCGCCCTGGTGCGCGGCTGCGGCTTCTGCTGCTGCCGCATGCCGGCGGCGGCGCCTCGATGTTCCGCGGCTGGGCCGACGCCCTGCCGCCCGACGTGGAGGTGTGCCCGGTGCAGCTTCCCGGGCGCGAGGACCGCATCCGCGAGCCGGCCATCGACCGGATGGAGCCGCTGGTGCTGGCGCTGGCCGGCGCGCTGGAGCGCTGGCGCGACCTGCCGTACGCGGTGTTCGGCCACAGCAACGGCTCGGTGGTGGGCTTCGAGCTGGCGCGCCACGCGCGGCGCACCGGCACGCCCGGGCCGGTGCACCTGTTCGCCTCCGGCCGCCGCGCGCCCGACCAGCCCTCGCGCCTGCCGGACGTGCGCCAGCTGCCGGACAAGGAGATGATCGCCGAGCTGAGCCGGCTGGGCGGGATGCCGAAGCTGGTGATCGAGCATCCCGAGCTGATGGAGCTCATCCTGCCGCTGCTGCGCGCCGACATGGCGCTGATCGAGACGTACGAGTACCGCGAGGAGCCGCCGCTCTCCATCCCCATCACCGGCTACACGGGCGACCAGGACCCGCGCGTGACGGTGGACGAGGCGCGCGGTTGGGAGCGTCACACCAGCGGCGGCTTCCAACTCCGCGTCTTCCCCGGCGACCACTTCTACCTCCTCGGCGGCGACGGCCAGGTGCTGTCCACCCTCTCCGCCGACCTGCGCGCGGCCGTCTCCGCGCTGTAACTGCCTGTAGTTCAACGGCTCGCGCCCGAACGGGAGGCGCCGGAGGAAATGTTCCTCCGGCGCCTCCGCTGCTTTCGCGTGCGGTCCCGCCATGCATCCGGCCAGAGGCGGCAACCGTATCGTACGCGTCGTCCGCAGCGCGCCCTGCGTGGATGCGGCGGAGGGACTCCTCCAGTCCATCTTCACGAGTAGGCAACGTTTTGTCCCGTCAGGCTGGTATTCGTGGCAACAAGAATTGTGTCGGATTCTGCGCAATGCGAGAAATGCGTGGTGTTTTCCTCCGCGATTGGCGCAGGGAGAGCGCTCGTTTCCGTGGGTCGCATCCGTGTCGTTCCGACCTTCGGGGAAAATTCGCCCCAAGCCGGCCGCCGTTCGGGACAGAGCTGCCGCAGCATGCCAGAAACATCAGCAGCGGCGCGGGTTTGTGAATGTTGTGCAGATGCAACGACTTGGGTCAAACTACTACATTTCCGGCGCCGGTTGCATTAGATTGGCGACTGTAAAATCGAGCCACGGCTCCGGGGACTAGGGCGGAGGGCGGTTGAGCGCTCGCCGCCCCGGCGGTTTTTCGTCCCTATTCAGTCCGCTCGAAGTCTCGTTTGGATCGCGTCCGCTACCGACGCGACGCGCCGGCCGCGCGAGGCGGGGCCCGCACCCAGGTGCACTCCGTATACGCCACCGCTGGTACAGTCCCGTGTGGAAGCGCTCCCCACGAGCCGGTCGGCACCGCCGCCCGTTCACCCGCAGTACACGAGGAACCGCAGGTGATCTCCGCCAGTCCGACGCTTCGCCCGACGGCCTTTCCCGCGCCCGACGCGGGGGACGCGTGCGCGCACCACCTCTTCGAGGCGGCCGCCGACGCCGCTCCCCTGGCGCCGGCGGTTGCGCTCGCGGGCGAGACGGTGTGCTTCGCCGCGCTGGACCGCCGCGCCGCCGCGGTGGCCGCGCGGCTGGCCGCGCTGGGGGTGGGCCCCGAGGTGCGGGTGGGCGTGCTGCTGGAGCGCGGGCCCGAGCTGGCGGCCGCGCTGCTGGGGGTGTGGAAGGCGGGCGGCGCGTACGTTCCCCTCGACCCGGATTATCCCGCCGAGCGCATCGCCTACATCCTGGAGGACTCGGGCGCGGCGGCGGTGCTGGCGCACGGCAGCACGCTCGACCGGCTTCCCGCGGACGGGCCGCCGGTGATCGACGTCGACGGGATCCTTGCCGCGGAGGGCGACGGCTTCGAGGACGTGCAGGTGCCGGCCGACGCGCTGGCGTACGTCATCTACACCTCCGGCTCCACCGGGCGCCCCAAGGGCGTCGGCGTGTCGCACCGCTCGCTGGTGTCGCACAACCGGGCGGCGGCGGAGCTGTTCGGGCTCACGCCCGCGGACCGGGTGGCGCAGATCGCGTCGATCGGCTTCGACATCTCGGTGGAGGAGATCTTCCCCACCTGGGCGGCGGGGGCCACGGTGGTGTTCCGCCCCGCAGACGTGCCGCTGATCGGCGACGCGTTCGCGCGGTGGATGGAGCGCGAGGGCGTGACCATCCTCAACATCCCCACCGCGCTGTGGCACGCGTGGGTGGCGGAGATGGGCGACGACGCCGCGCTCCCGCCGTCGCTGCGCCTCGTCGTCGTCGGCGGCGAGAAGGCGCAGGCAGGGACGCTGGCCCGGTGGCGCCGCGTCGCGGGCGAGCGCGCGCGGTGGATGAACAGCTACGGCCCGACGGAGGCGACGGTCACGGCCACTGCGTGGGAGCCGGAGCCGGGCGCCGCGCCGTCCGAGGGCGAGGTGCCGATCGGCGGGCCGCTGGCCAACACGCGCTGCCTGGTGCTGGACGAGATGCTTCGTCCCGCCGCGCCGGGCGAGGCGGGGGAGCTGTGCCTGGGCGGGCTGGGCGTGGCGCGCGGCTACCTGGGGCGCGCGGCGCTGACGGCCGAGCGTTTCGTCCCCGATCCCCAGTCGGTCATGCCCGGCGCGCGGATGTACCGCACGGGCGACCGGGTGCGCTGGCGCGAAAGTGCGGAAGTGCGTGAGTGCGGAAGTGCGCTGGGTTCCGCGCGCGACGAACGCACTGGCGCACTCGCGCACTCACGCACCGCGGTTCTCGAGTTCCTGGGCCGCCTGGACGACCAGGTGAAGGTCGGCGGGTTCCGCGTGGAACCCGGCGAGGTGGAGACGGTGCTCGCAGAGCACGCGGACGTGGCGCAAGCGGCCGTGGTCGCGCGCGACGATGGCACCGGGCGCACGCGCCTGGTGGCCTACGTCGTCCCGCGCGCCGGGTCGGACGCGGACGAGGCCGCGCTGCGGCGCTGGCTGCGCGGCCTCCTTCCCGGCTTCATGGTGCCATCGGCCGTCGTCCTGC includes these proteins:
- a CDS encoding EVE domain-containing protein, with translation MAKHWLMKSEPEVYSISDLRRDGKTFWEGVRNYQARNFMRDDMRPGDPVLFYHSNTEPIGVAGLARVASRGYPDPTARDPESEYFDEKASDDDPRWYMVDVEFAEAFPRVIGLDELRQTSGLEKMLVINKSRLSVQPVTPEEYEIVVRLGRTG
- a CDS encoding transposase; this encodes MREPYTQLYLHLVWSTWDRMPLIRPDLREPVYGCILDQVRKHRCDAVAIGGIEDHVHLLVRFHPMTRISEMVQHAKGASSHLVTQVLDPGGFFKWQGYYGAFTLSKQQVPHVRDYILRQEEHHLGGTTIDTLERIFHGHARRHMHVPQPTPEPSPHVRPNHPVDMKAVLALDVERRIELVTAIWDSIAADSPTVDTAAMVRHRER
- a CDS encoding thioesterase domain-containing protein, encoding MSTQPAKDPWIQRPRPRPGARLRLLLLPHAGGGASMFRGWADALPPDVEVCPVQLPGREDRIREPAIDRMEPLVLALAGALERWRDLPYAVFGHSNGSVVGFELARHARRTGTPGPVHLFASGRRAPDQPSRLPDVRQLPDKEMIAELSRLGGMPKLVIEHPELMELILPLLRADMALIETYEYREEPPLSIPITGYTGDQDPRVTVDEARGWERHTSGGFQLRVFPGDHFYLLGGDGQVLSTLSADLRAAVSAL
- a CDS encoding FAD-dependent monooxygenase, with translation MKVVTIGGGPAGLYFALLMKKADPRHQVTVLERNRPDDTFGWGVVFSDQTLGNLRAADEESYRRITGSFAHWDDIDVHFKGRTITSGGHGFCGIGRKRLLNILQRRCEAEGVELAFETDVEDELALAVAFRADLVLASDGANSRIRMRHAAQFVPDIDLRQCRYVWFGTKRRFDAFTFAFEETPHGWFQAHAYRYDDDTSTFIVETPEPVWRKAGLDRMTQDEATAWCERLFARYLDGHRLMTNAAHLRGSANWLRFPRITCKTWSVWTRVGDREIPLVLIGDAAHTAHFSVGSGTKLALEDAIALSRALRGSVDLREALAQYERERSVEVL